A genomic window from Chitinophagales bacterium includes:
- a CDS encoding YceI family protein, producing MKKLLVIILISIMHITVFAQTQWTLDKAHSKVKFTVEHMMINEMEGEFKSFDGTFISSKPDFTDAQVNFNVDVSSLSTNNEMRDNHLKSDDFFNAQQFSQMTFKSTSINKVSDKKYQLLGNLTIRDVTKPVTFDVTYGGSVKDQRGTHVGFKATTIINRFDYNLKWNKMIEAGGAVAGQDVTITINAEFLSQQ from the coding sequence ATGAAAAAACTTCTTGTCATTATTTTAATATCCATTATGCATATTACTGTTTTCGCTCAAACTCAATGGACTCTCGATAAAGCACATTCAAAGGTGAAATTTACAGTTGAGCATATGATGATCAATGAAATGGAAGGTGAATTCAAATCCTTCGATGGAACTTTTATTTCTTCCAAACCTGATTTTACCGATGCCCAGGTTAATTTTAATGTCGATGTAAGTAGCCTAAGCACTAATAATGAGATGCGGGATAACCATCTGAAGTCTGATGATTTTTTTAATGCACAGCAATTTTCGCAAATGACTTTTAAGAGCACGTCCATCAATAAGGTAAGCGATAAAAAATATCAGCTGTTGGGAAATCTAACGATACGCGATGTTACTAAGCCTGTAACTTTTGATGTAACCTATGGCGGATCAGTAAAAGATCAGCGCGGAACACATGTGGGGTTTAAGGCTACAACCATCATTAACCGCTTTGATTATAACCTCAAGTGGAATAAAATGATTGAGGCAGGTGGTGCTGTAGCAGGTCAGGATGTTACCATAACTATAAACGCCGAATTTCTTTCCCAGCAATAA
- a CDS encoding EcsC family protein → MTTYEKNAAEELQRWEKQMLRRSSTLNRAAKNLQNKINKIIPEKVHRAVTKAIKETVRVVLFGAKFTTRKLLKDYTLEARELLAQERIGFYKKTAAFEGGVTGAAGFLASLADFPILLTLKIKLLFDIAALYGYSVKDYRERLYILYIFQLAFSSREHSRAIFIKIKNWTNEANQLPADIHEFDWRSFQQEYRDYIDIAKLAQFIPFIGAAVGAIVNYNLVNKLGRTAINAYRLRYFDGLAFQTSIKN, encoded by the coding sequence ATGACTACTTATGAAAAAAATGCAGCTGAAGAATTGCAACGCTGGGAAAAACAAATGTTGAGAAGGTCCTCCACTCTAAACAGAGCAGCGAAAAACTTACAGAATAAGATCAATAAAATAATTCCTGAAAAGGTACACCGCGCGGTCACAAAAGCAATAAAAGAAACGGTACGGGTTGTTCTTTTCGGGGCAAAATTTACTACCCGTAAACTGTTAAAAGACTACACTCTGGAAGCCAGGGAACTTTTGGCACAGGAGCGCATCGGTTTTTATAAAAAAACTGCCGCTTTTGAAGGGGGTGTTACCGGAGCGGCAGGCTTCCTTGCTTCTCTTGCTGATTTTCCCATACTGCTTACTCTCAAAATAAAGCTGTTATTTGATATTGCGGCCTTATACGGCTACTCTGTAAAGGATTACCGCGAACGGCTATATATATTGTATATTTTTCAACTAGCATTTTCCAGTCGCGAGCACAGCAGGGCTATTTTTATAAAGATTAAAAACTGGACTAACGAGGCAAATCAGCTTCCGGCCGATATCCACGAGTTTGACTGGCGCAGCTTTCAGCAGGAATATCGTGACTACATTGATATTGCCAAGCTGGCTCAATTCATACCTTTTATAGGCGCGGCGGTTGGAGCAATAGTAAATTATAATTTGGTTAATAAACTGGGCCGAACAGCTATAAATGCTTATCGCCTCAGGTATTTTGATGGTTTGGCATTTCAAACTTCCATTAAGAATTAA
- a CDS encoding fibronectin type III domain-containing protein — MKNLITLISILVFTFSNSMAGVSIDWLRTSTASGIWIDRDTSNNSYALGSGDGLIHMTKRDRFGNFQWEITRASSNLSNGQNAVRVFVDPQGNPVIVGYQYSSLEEGPFAVALVVIKYDPSGNFLYETDVNGTFTFFNNSANRTKVTAQMDGSGNVYIGSGGNINGTSGFVAVKVSSAGIVLWTKVQSFNNNSSFFYVSNIRLKDKFLGLEGHTLYANANASTWVLDTDGNSKWIAVAAGDGGQDIAFDNTHKAYVITDIYNAVGPNTTNDFGIYKYDKNGVLIFVKAYDFQGGEIPTQIEFTPDQNLIVIGDGNQSVGGISFYVDWITAKFNLKGTLKWMKRYDKTSNNDEFPSRMVVDSSNNIFITGLGGPFPGGSNLGAEQMVTVKYKPNGTLEWTALIDTISDGNKGVSLVTGTDHSLFVIGSVSSITVHYLDNTGNASCSVPVNIAVTNITQDGSTITWDTVDNAIVYHVRYKTSTTSQWTQISTDQTQYTITGLFPGTNYDVQVEAVCNSGPTGFSANQQFVTLGTGYCASKGQSATKEWIDIVLLNGISSQSESDNGYADYTYLSADLALGSSNDITLSAGMAGGTFTEGWDVWIDYNHDGDFDDAGEKVVSYKSSQIGWETHNIGIPVTATLGPTRMRVSMKYQTFATPCEIFSRGEVEDYTVNIVGRKNAESTIGNSTGNHKLFVYPNPATSSITANLIDYKGTVNINISDMVGHIVHSAVVPGSKAFTLEVQQWNKGMYIFSITDETGTTRNVKWMKN; from the coding sequence ATGAAAAATTTAATCACTCTAATTTCTATTTTAGTATTTACATTCAGCAATTCAATGGCAGGCGTCTCCATTGACTGGCTTAGAACCAGCACCGCAAGCGGCATCTGGATAGACCGCGATACTTCAAATAATAGTTATGCTCTTGGTTCCGGTGACGGCCTTATTCACATGACCAAGCGTGACCGCTTTGGTAATTTTCAATGGGAAATTACAAGAGCTTCCAGTAATCTATCTAATGGCCAAAATGCCGTTCGCGTATTTGTCGATCCCCAGGGAAATCCTGTCATTGTAGGGTATCAGTATTCATCTCTCGAGGAAGGTCCGTTCGCAGTGGCTCTCGTTGTTATTAAGTATGATCCAAGTGGCAATTTCCTTTATGAAACTGATGTAAATGGAACTTTCACTTTCTTTAATAACAGTGCCAACCGCACAAAAGTAACGGCCCAAATGGATGGTTCCGGCAATGTATATATCGGTTCCGGTGGTAATATAAATGGTACTTCGGGTTTTGTAGCCGTAAAGGTTTCTTCTGCAGGAATTGTACTATGGACAAAAGTGCAGTCTTTTAATAACAACAGTTCCTTCTTTTATGTGTCCAATATCCGCTTAAAAGATAAATTTTTAGGCCTAGAAGGACACACACTTTATGCCAACGCAAATGCAAGCACGTGGGTATTGGATACTGACGGAAATTCAAAGTGGATTGCCGTGGCTGCAGGCGATGGCGGACAGGATATTGCTTTCGACAATACGCACAAAGCCTATGTGATCACCGATATTTACAATGCCGTAGGACCTAATACTACCAATGATTTTGGTATCTACAAATACGATAAAAACGGCGTTTTAATTTTTGTGAAAGCATATGATTTTCAGGGAGGAGAAATTCCTACTCAAATTGAATTTACACCCGACCAAAACTTAATCGTTATTGGAGATGGCAACCAATCTGTAGGAGGCATATCGTTTTACGTAGACTGGATTACTGCAAAGTTTAACTTGAAAGGAACATTAAAATGGATGAAGCGATATGATAAAACCAGCAATAATGATGAATTCCCATCAAGAATGGTGGTGGACAGCAGTAACAATATTTTCATTACTGGTCTCGGCGGTCCTTTTCCGGGTGGGTCCAATTTAGGAGCGGAGCAGATGGTAACTGTGAAATATAAGCCTAATGGTACCCTTGAGTGGACAGCTCTTATTGATACTATTTCTGACGGAAATAAGGGCGTAAGCCTTGTTACCGGAACTGATCATAGCTTATTTGTGATAGGTTCTGTGAGTTCCATTACCGTTCATTATCTTGATAATACCGGCAACGCATCTTGTTCAGTCCCTGTTAATATAGCAGTCACCAATATTACACAGGATGGCAGCACCATTACCTGGGATACTGTAGACAATGCAATTGTCTACCACGTTAGGTATAAAACGAGCACTACATCCCAGTGGACTCAAATATCTACCGATCAGACACAATATACTATCACGGGATTATTTCCCGGCACCAACTACGACGTTCAAGTGGAAGCAGTTTGTAACAGCGGGCCAACGGGATTTTCTGCTAACCAGCAGTTCGTTACCTTGGGAACGGGTTACTGCGCTTCAAAAGGACAGAGTGCTACTAAAGAATGGATCGATATCGTGCTGTTAAATGGAATTTCAAGCCAGTCTGAAAGTGATAACGGATATGCAGATTACACTTATTTAAGTGCTGATCTTGCTTTAGGTTCAAGTAATGATATTACTTTAAGCGCCGGTATGGCCGGTGGCACATTCACAGAAGGATGGGATGTATGGATCGATTACAACCACGATGGGGATTTTGATGATGCAGGTGAAAAGGTGGTAAGCTACAAGTCAAGCCAGATCGGGTGGGAAACTCATAACATTGGCATACCTGTTACAGCTACGCTTGGACCCACACGCATGAGAGTTTCTATGAAATATCAAACTTTTGCAACGCCATGTGAAATATTTAGTCGTGGTGAAGTGGAAGATTATACAGTTAATATAGTGGGTCGGAAGAATGCTGAATCGACAATAGGTAACAGCACAGGAAACCATAAATTATTTGTTTATCCTAATCCTGCAACGAGCAGTATTACTGCGAACCTGATAGATTACAAAGGCACTGTTAACATAAATATTTCTGATATGGTTGGTCATATAGTGCACTCAGCAGTGGTACCAGGCTCTAAAGCTTTTACGTTAGAGGTTCAGCAATGGAACAAGGGAATGTATATTTTCAGTATAACAGACGAGACAGGAACTACCCGGAATGTAAAGTGGATGAAAAATTAA
- a CDS encoding HAMP domain-containing histidine kinase: protein MKKSPLRFVLILGGICITGALITQIFWVQKALQVKEANFDDAVALSLRRVVEQIDYSSTNTIATLDVIRKISPRNFQLNINDQIDCNVLEFYLRTELSYPNLDVDFNYSVFSVANDTPVFRRNVDLHERDRLYSVSTDLPIFKNEAYYAIVSFPKRSSYIGVKMTIWIFSSFILLIVVFFFFYTIFVILKQFRVVEMQKDFINNMAHEFKTPISTIAISSEVLSKPDIILQPERLRNYANIISSEVNRLRNQVDKLLQMAKIERDKIELHLEEINLHELISEVIPNFSLKLDDNQGRILYHLDACDHMIMADRVHLTNIIYNLLDNAVKYTEDMPEINIQTLNENGEIIFSVKDNGIGISQEFQQKVFDKFFRVPTGNIHNVKGFGLGLHYLRLVINAHNWKMKLESEKNHGSNFSIFIPCIKINSSDARSKAESAISGRRY, encoded by the coding sequence ATGAAAAAGTCACCGCTCCGCTTTGTGCTTATCCTTGGTGGAATCTGTATTACCGGGGCTTTGATAACGCAGATATTTTGGGTGCAGAAGGCCTTACAAGTAAAGGAGGCCAATTTCGATGATGCAGTAGCACTTTCATTGCGCCGCGTAGTGGAGCAAATAGATTATTCTTCCACCAATACTATTGCCACACTGGATGTAATACGAAAAATCTCCCCGCGTAATTTTCAGCTAAACATCAACGACCAGATAGATTGCAATGTGCTTGAATTTTATTTACGTACTGAGCTTTCCTATCCGAATCTTGATGTGGATTTTAATTACTCCGTTTTTTCAGTTGCTAATGATACACCCGTATTCAGGCGCAATGTAGATCTCCATGAACGGGACCGGCTCTACAGTGTAAGCACAGATCTTCCCATATTTAAAAACGAAGCGTATTATGCCATCGTATCTTTTCCTAAACGTTCTTCATACATAGGGGTAAAAATGACCATCTGGATCTTTTCATCATTCATTCTGCTCATCGTCGTTTTCTTCTTTTTCTATACCATTTTTGTTATCCTGAAACAATTCCGTGTGGTAGAAATGCAGAAGGATTTTATAAACAATATGGCACATGAGTTTAAGACACCCATTTCTACCATTGCCATTTCATCCGAGGTCTTAAGCAAACCCGACATTATATTGCAGCCTGAAAGACTTCGGAACTATGCAAACATCATCAGCAGTGAAGTAAACCGGTTAAGAAATCAGGTCGATAAATTGCTTCAGATGGCGAAGATTGAACGTGACAAAATAGAACTGCACCTCGAAGAAATTAATCTGCACGAGCTTATTAGTGAAGTAATTCCCAACTTCAGTCTAAAGCTGGACGATAACCAGGGAAGAATCCTCTATCATCTTGATGCCTGCGACCACATGATTATGGCAGATCGTGTTCACCTTACTAATATTATATATAACCTGCTGGATAACGCAGTTAAGTATACTGAGGACATGCCTGAAATTAATATTCAAACACTGAATGAAAACGGTGAAATTATTTTTTCTGTAAAAGATAATGGTATTGGCATTTCACAGGAGTTTCAGCAGAAAGTATTTGATAAATTTTTCAGAGTACCAACCGGCAATATCCACAATGTGAAAGGGTTTGGATTAGGACTGCATTACCTGAGGCTTGTAATAAATGCCCATAACTGGAAAATGAAACTG
- a CDS encoding T9SS type A sorting domain-containing protein, with the protein MQKSTTQPWSARTSRWLWLLLPVGFLILSFRSYAQQSNYNKEISGTFWSGDNGITMGVNQIISKQQYMEENNLLQKQKDRRQETNEKEIVHQKYDNPESPRVASYRNPDYQDQTKVTPGSFTIGTSFNAVNHSNISQGWIPPDPMMACGPTQLVVTVNGRIRVFDKAGTMQYDFDADVFFASVRGSSNAVDPRVRYDAIKGRWIISSITIASTNNRILIAVSSGSAITGTSSFTLFQFAQNTVAPAGDAGLFADYETLGVDANALYIGCNMFNSNEHSTVFVIKKNKLYKGVLKVFAFRNIGSASTGGIYTPQGVSNDDPAATEGYFVGIDYNQNGLLVAHRVIISGSTATLSPGMNLTVPSTAFPNDVPNKNGSSMDAIDARLLLATIHKDVNTGASSLWCSHSILVNSSGVGIGSGNRDAVRWYQIGNLTTSPVLLQSGTLFDAAATAPKYYWMGTISMNNNGDAIISCSSSSSTTFEQGTVAAHFSSDGAGSTSAPQFTTTATTGYSGGRWGDYSSSCIDPSDNTTFWCAHEYVNNGDYSVRVVKVTVGNAPQAKSSAALNLWSASLFPNPANSQVQIQLSGVSDQSLQIVLTDVTGKTIMTKVYPAGTSGWSEDVSQLAKGMYLINITSQDALHKQVLRFEKN; encoded by the coding sequence ATGCAAAAGTCGACTACCCAACCATGGTCAGCCCGCACGAGCAGATGGCTTTGGCTGTTACTGCCTGTGGGTTTTCTTATTCTCTCTTTCAGAAGTTATGCCCAGCAGTCAAACTACAATAAAGAAATCAGTGGAACATTCTGGAGTGGTGATAATGGCATTACTATGGGTGTAAATCAAATTATCAGTAAACAACAGTATATGGAAGAAAATAATTTGTTGCAAAAACAAAAAGACCGGCGGCAGGAAACAAATGAAAAGGAAATTGTTCACCAAAAATATGATAACCCTGAATCACCGCGCGTAGCGTCTTACCGGAATCCTGATTATCAGGATCAAACAAAGGTGACACCCGGTTCTTTTACAATAGGTACCAGCTTCAATGCAGTTAACCATTCTAATATTTCACAAGGCTGGATTCCTCCGGATCCAATGATGGCATGCGGGCCTACTCAATTAGTGGTAACAGTTAATGGCCGTATTCGTGTTTTTGATAAGGCTGGTACCATGCAATATGACTTTGATGCCGATGTATTCTTTGCCTCTGTGCGCGGTTCATCAAATGCCGTGGATCCCCGGGTGCGTTATGATGCAATAAAAGGCAGATGGATCATTTCAAGCATTACCATTGCTTCCACCAATAATCGCATACTGATCGCCGTAAGTTCAGGCTCTGCCATTACGGGAACTTCCAGCTTTACCTTATTTCAATTTGCACAGAATACAGTAGCTCCGGCTGGTGATGCCGGACTTTTTGCAGATTATGAAACACTTGGCGTTGATGCAAATGCTTTATATATCGGTTGCAACATGTTTAATTCCAATGAGCATTCGACCGTTTTCGTAATTAAGAAAAATAAATTATATAAGGGTGTTTTAAAAGTATTTGCATTTAGGAATATAGGGAGTGCATCTACCGGTGGTATCTATACTCCGCAGGGTGTGTCAAATGACGATCCTGCTGCTACAGAAGGATACTTTGTGGGCATCGACTATAATCAAAACGGTTTGCTTGTTGCACACCGCGTTATTATATCGGGATCAACTGCTACGCTCTCACCGGGAATGAATCTCACGGTGCCATCCACTGCCTTCCCTAATGATGTTCCAAATAAAAACGGTTCATCTATGGATGCGATAGATGCAAGATTATTGTTGGCAACTATTCATAAAGATGTAAACACAGGTGCTTCTTCACTCTGGTGTTCTCATTCCATTTTAGTAAACAGCAGTGGAGTCGGCATTGGATCCGGCAATCGCGATGCAGTAAGGTGGTATCAAATCGGAAATCTTACTACATCACCGGTGCTTCTTCAATCAGGAACATTATTCGATGCTGCTGCAACTGCACCTAAATATTATTGGATGGGTACTATCAGCATGAATAACAATGGCGATGCAATCATTTCCTGTTCATCTTCCAGCAGCACAACATTTGAGCAAGGAACCGTGGCCGCGCATTTTTCTTCTGATGGCGCAGGCAGCACTTCGGCTCCGCAATTTACCACTACTGCTACTACCGGTTATAGCGGAGGCAGATGGGGCGATTATTCTTCTTCCTGTATCGATCCTTCTGATAACACTACCTTCTGGTGCGCTCATGAGTATGTGAATAACGGTGATTACTCTGTGCGTGTAGTGAAAGTTACAGTTGGTAATGCGCCACAGGCAAAGTCCAGTGCCGCTTTAAACCTTTGGAGTGCCTCTCTTTTTCCAAATCCGGCAAACAGTCAGGTTCAGATTCAATTATCAGGAGTTTCCGATCAGTCTTTACAGATTGTACTTACGGATGTAACCGGAAAAACAATAATGACAAAGGTCTATCCTGCAGGTACTTCCGGCTGGAGTGAAGATGTCTCACAGCTCGCTAAGGGAATGTATTTAATCAATATCACTTCTCAGGATGCTTTACACAAGCAGGTTTTGAGGTTTGAGAAGAATTAG
- a CDS encoding sigma-70 family RNA polymerase sigma factor translates to MTATQNKEIQDTVRKERKRLLDFIRQRVKSEEDAEDILQDVFYQFVNTYRMMEPIEKVTAWLFTVARNKITDLYRKKKANTFSSLIPVSANEDGDETYSNYFLDEIIQDHSDSPESQYMRSLIWDTLNASLDTLPSEQKEVFVLHELEGKSFKDIAAQTGTPVNTLLSRKRYAVLHLRERLQILYNELINL, encoded by the coding sequence ATGACTGCAACGCAGAATAAAGAAATTCAGGATACAGTTCGTAAAGAGCGCAAACGTCTCCTGGATTTTATCCGGCAACGCGTGAAAAGCGAAGAAGATGCGGAAGATATACTGCAGGATGTCTTTTACCAGTTTGTGAATACCTATCGCATGATGGAGCCCATCGAAAAAGTAACTGCATGGTTATTTACAGTGGCCCGAAATAAGATAACAGACCTTTACAGAAAGAAAAAAGCAAACACCTTTTCAAGCCTGATACCGGTAAGCGCTAATGAAGACGGTGATGAAACGTATTCCAATTATTTTCTCGATGAAATCATACAAGACCATTCGGATTCGCCGGAATCTCAATATATGCGTTCCCTTATCTGGGATACGCTGAATGCTTCCCTTGACACATTACCGTCCGAACAAAAAGAAGTATTTGTTCTGCATGAGCTGGAGGGTAAAAGCTTTAAAGATATTGCTGCGCAAACAGGAACACCGGTAAATACGCTGCTTTCCAGGAAACGATATGCAGTACTGCATTTGCGTGAAAGACTTCAGATCTTATATAATGAACTAATAAACCTTTAA
- a CDS encoding T9SS type A sorting domain-containing protein, with protein sequence MKQLFTIVILLTSFIFFTSNTLRVIKPYPPKATSGAPGENTCIVCHSGTPLNGGPGSIDISYDGRNNKYVLGKTYKITVTAIDPSEIHYSFETTSLDASNNPAGKPSLIDPSNTLIQTDARTGRVYVTDYDATPLNTWTFNWKAPSTNVGNVTFYLDGVEANGDIKPQGDHVYTNTWTLTPKAVTKEEELAALSSLDIFPNPIQSTATLNYTLDEPSLVSIQILDLSGKNVKTIWNRNENEGTHQLNFNREGLNSGAYMIQIQIGNNTEVKKIVID encoded by the coding sequence ATGAAACAGCTCTTTACAATTGTAATTCTTTTAACTTCCTTCATATTTTTTACCAGTAATACTTTACGGGTTATCAAGCCTTACCCGCCAAAAGCAACAAGTGGAGCACCAGGTGAAAATACTTGTATTGTTTGCCACTCAGGAACGCCGCTAAACGGAGGACCGGGCTCTATTGATATTTCTTATGATGGCAGGAATAATAAATATGTATTAGGCAAAACTTATAAAATAACCGTTACTGCAATAGATCCAAGTGAAATCCATTACAGCTTTGAAACCACTTCTTTAGATGCTTCAAATAACCCGGCAGGAAAACCCTCATTGATCGATCCCTCAAATACGCTGATTCAAACTGATGCGCGAACGGGCAGAGTTTATGTAACGGATTACGATGCAACACCATTGAACACCTGGACCTTTAACTGGAAAGCGCCATCAACAAACGTTGGGAATGTTACCTTTTATCTGGACGGGGTAGAGGCTAACGGAGATATAAAACCACAGGGTGACCATGTTTATACCAACACCTGGACGCTGACCCCAAAAGCTGTCACAAAAGAGGAAGAATTGGCAGCTCTAAGCTCTTTAGATATTTTTCCAAATCCGATTCAATCTACCGCCACTCTTAATTATACATTGGATGAGCCTTCACTGGTGAGCATTCAAATCCTGGATTTATCCGGAAAAAATGTAAAAACAATCTGGAATCGTAATGAGAATGAAGGAACTCACCAGCTGAATTTTAACCGGGAAGGATTAAACAGCGGAGCTTACATGATTCAAATTCAAATCGGAAATAATACTGAGGTAAAAAAAATAGTAATCGATTAG
- the bshC gene encoding bacillithiol biosynthesis cysteine-adding enzyme BshC, with product MKKTSISYKATGYFSKPVIDYLENAEAIHPFFQYVPEISSVLQAIQNRNSFPTNRKVLADVLNVQHATIKGRFPTDYIFQNIESLNQSNTFTVTTAHQPNLFLGPLYLIYKIISTINLSRKLNTEYPDYHFVPVYWMGSEDHDKEELNHIYLFGKTLTWNTDQQGAFGRMKTQSLSVLINELELILGNYEEAKNCITLLRECYLQEDTIAAATKRFIYHFFAADGLLIIDGDDPNLKKLFIPVAERELFSQISFRLINESLEQFTRNYISQIHPREINLFFLENNIRERIVKENNQWKILNTELSFTEDEMKGLLFSFPEKFSPNVVLRPVYQEMVLPDIAFLGGGAEITYWMQLKSLFSFLNIPFPMILLRNSVLWIEKISSAKMGKLSIADPELFLPAEALIKKYIDEQSGELISLKKEQEALNNIMDQAIEKSIEIDQSLKGAFEAERVKMIKALTMLEEKLRRATKKKEEVAIQQIQSLKGKLFPNNELQERHENFLSFYMKYGNQFFEELKSNLNPLERKFTILSEE from the coding sequence ATGAAGAAAACAAGTATTTCTTATAAGGCTACCGGATATTTTAGTAAACCGGTAATTGATTATCTTGAAAATGCTGAGGCCATTCATCCTTTTTTTCAATATGTTCCTGAAATTTCATCTGTTCTTCAGGCAATACAAAACAGAAACTCTTTTCCAACAAACAGAAAGGTACTTGCTGATGTATTGAACGTGCAACATGCAACTATTAAGGGCCGTTTTCCCACTGATTACATTTTTCAAAATATTGAGTCACTTAATCAAAGCAACACCTTTACAGTCACCACAGCACATCAACCAAATTTGTTTCTTGGTCCGCTATACCTGATCTATAAAATTATAAGCACCATCAATCTTAGCCGAAAACTGAACACTGAATACCCGGATTACCACTTTGTTCCGGTATATTGGATGGGAAGTGAAGATCATGATAAAGAAGAATTAAATCACATTTACCTTTTTGGGAAAACATTGACCTGGAATACTGATCAGCAGGGCGCTTTTGGAAGAATGAAAACGCAATCTTTATCAGTGCTGATCAATGAATTAGAATTGATACTCGGAAATTATGAAGAGGCAAAGAACTGTATTACCCTTTTACGAGAATGCTATTTACAGGAAGATACTATTGCGGCGGCAACAAAAAGATTCATTTATCATTTTTTTGCTGCAGATGGTTTATTAATCATTGATGGCGATGATCCCAACCTGAAAAAATTATTTATTCCTGTTGCTGAGAGAGAGCTATTTTCCCAGATTTCATTTCGCTTAATTAATGAAAGCTTAGAGCAGTTTACCCGGAATTATATCTCACAAATCCATCCCCGCGAAATCAATCTGTTCTTTCTTGAAAATAATATCCGCGAGCGGATTGTTAAAGAAAACAATCAATGGAAAATTTTAAACACAGAACTAAGTTTCACCGAAGATGAAATGAAAGGGTTGCTTTTTTCCTTTCCTGAGAAATTCAGCCCTAATGTTGTATTGCGGCCCGTTTACCAGGAAATGGTACTACCTGATATTGCTTTTCTGGGAGGGGGTGCAGAAATAACTTATTGGATGCAGTTAAAATCATTATTCAGTTTCCTTAATATACCATTTCCTATGATCCTGCTCCGGAATTCGGTTCTGTGGATCGAAAAAATCAGTAGCGCGAAAATGGGCAAACTGTCAATTGCTGATCCCGAACTTTTTCTACCGGCAGAAGCTCTTATAAAAAAATATATTGATGAGCAGTCGGGTGAACTCATCTCTCTTAAAAAAGAACAGGAAGCGCTGAATAATATTATGGATCAGGCGATCGAAAAATCAATAGAAATTGACCAATCGCTGAAGGGAGCATTTGAAGCTGAAAGAGTGAAAATGATAAAGGCACTTACAATGCTGGAAGAGAAATTGAGACGCGCCACCAAAAAAAAAGAAGAAGTTGCCATACAACAGATTCAATCGCTGAAGGGCAAGTTGTTTCCTAACAACGAATTGCAGGAACGCCACGAGAACTTTTTATCTTTTTATATGAAGTACGGGAATCAATTTTTTGAAGAGTTGAAATCAAATCTTAATCCGCTTGAAAGAAAGTTTACCATTTTATCGGAAGAATAA